AAAATGGTTGGTTACCTTGGCATAAGTGTAGTAATCGCGTAACGACTTTGAAATTTGTTGTTAAGAGCATGCTGAAGCCCCTGGTTCTGTAAGGTGCTATCCTTCATCAAAATTTGAGCTTTGCCCAGTGCAGGGAGTTCCAAAGACTTACCTCAGTCGCTAATACCatgttctatttttttttaatttctctcCCTTCTCTGTTATGTTTTTAATATATCTTACCCCCCCCCCACCCAAGACACAGAAATGATTACTTCCAAGTGTTAAAAATGAAATGCTTTTGCGGAAAATCTTTCAAACAGGCTCTAATTTTTTGTGGATAATTCACGATTTCATGTTGTGTGTTTCTACAACGCATGCAATTGATCAAATTAGTCATAGTTTGCTTTTTTACTTAAGGGACACTTTGATGATTAGTTTCTTTCTTTTGTGTTTTCTGAAGCTTTATTTGACTTCTATGATTGAGattctttatattttttgaatttttgtaaaCATACCTTTTGTTGAAATTCTTTGCGACCATTGATACACATGCAGACACACAACATCTAGTATGTCTTTTATGTGTGATCAAAGGCTACGAAAGCTTTATAGATCTGAGTAAGTGTGGGGTGTGCCCATAGGAACACTATAATTAGTGACGAAGGTAGGTCCTTGGAACATAAAATTTCCCAGTGCAGTGCATGGTATCTAGTACGTCTTTTATGTGTGATCAAATAGCCGCAGTATGACAGCTTTATAGATCTGAGTAAGTGTTGGGTGTACCCATAGGAACGCTAAGATTAACAACGAAGGTAGGTCCTTGGAACATAAAATTTCCCAGTGCAGTGCATGGTATCATTGACACTGCTAAACTTTTATTGGCTGCTGCTGgtatcaattttaattttgttggttgtttattttgtTGATTGATACATGCCATGATCTGACTATCTACTATATTGGAAACTTGGGTGATTATTAGTTTCATGATGTGCCTGAATGATACTTTGGCTTCTTTATTAAGCTCCTTTCCACATTCCACTATCTACTTGTTCTGGAATTCTCATGTACTGATACCTTATGGAGCAGGTTGAGATTAAAAGAACTATTCCAAAAGGATCCGGGGATTCCAAAGATTTCAAAACTAAAAAGATATTTGTTGGCGGGATTCCCACTACTGTAACTGAAGGTGCATATGGGATATTATATGATAGCTTTTACTCGCGTGTCTGTGTATAGACTATTTAGGTTGCTAACCTTTTTTGTTCTATGAATTTTTTCGATGATCGTGATTTTCTTTTTACTTAGAGGAGTTAAAGGGTTTCTTTTCCAAGTACGGAGAGGTTGTGGAGCATGAGATTATTAGAGATCACGTATCCAAGAGGTCTCGCGGATTTGGATTCGTTGTGTTTGACAATGAACAAGTTGTAGACAGTTTGCTGGTTAATGGAAATATGATTGATATGTCAGGCACCCAGGTAAGTTTCTTTTGATGGTTCCCCTAATAGTTTGTGTACTTCAATTACTGGATTTCTCTTAGTACAGATCTTTCTTTATTGGTGAGATATTGAAGCTATTTTACTGGGTAAATCATATTAATATAGTGATTTCAACCACCTATTGTTAGATTACTATGGTAGATTCAGGTATTAGGTTCCAAACTCACCTTGTAATTTTAAGTGTTAGCTGACAAAATATTGCAGGTTAAAGTTCTAGGTTAACTTGCTTCTTTGTTGTAGGTTGAGGTCAAGAAGGCTGAACCAAAGAAACCCTCAAACCCAACTCCTGCTCAAGGATATGGTAGTAACTCTAGGGGTCGTGGCAACTATGGGGATAGTTATGGTGGTTTTGATTATGAAAGTGGTGGTTTTGGTCCTGCTTCCTATAGGTCAGCGGGATCAGGATTTGGTGGTAGGTTTGATGACTATGGTGGATATGGCGGTGGAAGTGAATTTGGTGGTCGCTATGGGGATTATGGAAGTACCGAATTTGGCTATCGGGGTGATGGTCCCCTTGGCTACTCTAGTCGTTTCGGTTCTTATGGGGGAGGTTTTGGTGGGGTATATGGTGGAGGTTTAGGTGGGTATGGCCGAGGAGGTGGTTACGGTGGTTATGGTGGGGCTGGCCCTGGTGCTGGTTATGATTCAGGCCCTGGTGCTGGTTATGGTGGAGCAGGAGGGTACTATGGAGGCAGGTCAGGTTATGGTGGCGGTAGTCGTTACCATCCTTATGCAAGGTAGATGTTACCCTAAGCATCCTCTAGTTCTCTCATGTCTGCTTCATATGGCTCAGAATCTACTAGATTTCCATGGACTAGCAAGGAGAACATATAGAGGAAGATTGATAAGAAGACCCCTAGCTCTTTACTTCTTTGTTTCTTATTCCCTCTATGCTTAGTTTGGTTGTGCTTGAACCGTGTTGACTAGTTACCATATTGAGATATTATTTTAGTTGTTTTGAGCTAGACATATTATGTATGAATTTTATCTAGTTGTACGACTGAGTGTAGATTGGATATTGGCCTTGTCGGTTTGCAAGGTCTTTTCCGTCTAGATAATTTGTTTTATAGAAATTTGCACATCCTGGAAAGGCGATTTGCAAGGCAGTTATTATAACGTAAGGCTCATAAATTTTTGCTCAACTATGAAACCAACGTGCTGTTTTGTTGAGATTATCATTGCACCCGACTTTAGTCTCAACTAGTTTAAGTCTGAGTTTCATGCTCCCCATAAAACCAACCTGTTGTTTTAGTCAATATAGATATAAGATAAATCAAGTCAACTTAGCTTCACTTGTTTTGAGTTCCCAGCCTTTAGACGGATAGTTTGATTAGTTGTCGTTCTCTGCTAAGATTTTGGGTAATGCCAGTGGAGTTCTGTTATTAGCTAACACAGAAATTGGGAAGCAGCAACAGCGAACTTTGATTTGTGAAATGATAggtaagtaataatttttcataggtGATTTtatcatgagaccgtctcacaaaagattgTGTTTGTGTAAAGCCCTATATATATCTGCGCCCGCGCCCGCGCCCTGCCGGTCCTTGTTACAGGTTTTGGAATTTTCGATGGCATTTCTGGTGGCAATTCTGCGTTATCTTGGTATGTGACATGTCACACGCTTCTGTTCGTGTGGCCCTTTTTTCGAAACCGATCTTCCATTTCCTTGTCAAACTTGGTCGTTTTCAAATGTTGTCAAAACAGTTTTGGATTGGATACTTTTTGTAAATGATCTATGTTGGTACATATACATTAGCCCAAAAAGATTTTTCATTCAATTTTATGGATTGTATTATATCAACTGCTGCTTTTTAAGTTGGATTTATTACGCGACTGATAACCAATGTAGGCATGTAGTAATACTTCCATGTAATTTTAAAAAGCACTGTTATATTTTGTAGATCTCGTTAACTTAGAATGCGACCGTTTCTCTTGAATAGATTCTGAAATAGTCGTATGTCTTATGTAAAAGAT
This genomic interval from Primulina huaijiensis isolate GDHJ02 chromosome 14, ASM1229523v2, whole genome shotgun sequence contains the following:
- the LOC140957056 gene encoding heterogeneous nuclear ribonucleoprotein 1-like, whose protein sequence is MGSKRPDFGDGASPGKIFIGGLSRETTLDTFVKYFGKYGEITDSVIMKDRFTGRPRGFGFITYADPAVVDTVIAETHIINGKQVEIKRTIPKGSGDSKDFKTKKIFVGGIPTTVTEEELKGFFSKYGEVVEHEIIRDHVSKRSRGFGFVVFDNEQVVDSLLVNGNMIDMSGTQVEVKKAEPKKPSNPTPAQGYGSNSRGRGNYGDSYGGFDYESGGFGPASYRSAGSGFGGRFDDYGGYGGGSEFGGRYGDYGSTEFGYRGDGPLGYSSRFGSYGGGFGGVYGGGLGGYGRGGGYGGYGGAGPGAGYDSGPGAGYGGAGGYYGGRSGYGGGSRYHPYAR